The following coding sequences are from one Plasmodium gaboni strain SY75 chromosome 10, whole genome shotgun sequence window:
- a CDS encoding hypothetical protein (conserved Plasmodium protein, unknown function): MVKIGKKLKGFNDGIAKLKTNINDKIITEKEENHEEEKERQRENLKNEKENELSEMIFEHDDQQNIHEQNRKLYLENIKDSKIYIHDDLQYYLEKNNIPTLLVLLLYRILIEKPQNVIKFIIDQIYIFLITKTETNKKLTLLKPLECEFLQSCEENKKNKIKKQDENNMINLLNEDIDPLFHKTINNTLEKNNDLIEPINYESFIKQQFFSLDNILEVVDFLKIENTEEIYYNNLIHIIKNFQNPINDQILQTDNMSYGQTISLNKALYLSETFYNNYFYN; this comes from the coding sequence ATGGTTAAGAtaggaaaaaaattaaaaggCTTTAATGACGGTATAGCtaaattaaaaacaaaCATAAATGATAAGATAATAACAGAGAAAGAAGAAAATCATGaggaagaaaaagaaagaCAACGtgaaaatttaaaaaatgaaaaagaaaatgaacTAAGCGAAATGATATTCGAACATGACGATCAACAAAATATACATGAACAAAACcgaaaattatatttagaaaatataaaagattcaaaaatatatatacatgatgatttacaatattatttagaaaaaaataatattccAACATTGTTAGTATTACTTCTATATAGAATATTAATAGAGAAACCTCAGAATGtcattaaatttataattgatcaaatatatatttttctcaTTACAAAAACTgaaacaaacaaaaaacTTACTTTATTAAAACCTTTGGAATGTGAATTTCTACAATCATgtgaagaaaataaaaaaaataaaataaaaaaacaagatgaaaataatatgataaacttattaaatgaagatatagatcctttatttcataaaacaattaataatacacttgaaaaaaataacgATTTAATAGAACCCATAAATTATGAATCCTTCATAAAACAACAATTTTTTAGTCTCGATAATATATTAGAGGTTGTCGATTTTCttaaaatagaaaatacagaagaaatttattataataatcttatacatattattaaaaattttcaaaatCCTATAAACGATCAAATATTACAAACAGATAATATGTCATATGGACAAACTATATCTTTAAATAAGgcattatatttatcagAAACATTTTACAacaattatttttataattaa
- a CDS encoding putative serine/threonine protein phosphatase 8, translating into MEKYSKVVKKNEALMNSSSMEGPDYKKISTKDGVYIKNCNLNNTYNNNNRCVVKSSFMPIETYEDIKKKDINENYYNNYINYDCQHHNNIFSNYTNDNYHTNCLKKYDNLNKYYMISNNKNNEHTYEYPNYHLNNKLKHKNINKHFNDTYIYKTSEYNYKHVINKDXXXXXIYLSSNPYISLDSYDNIYAHQMVKCPINLNENIFMNTKKKNSYSMQIYKQINNNNNSNNNMDSHMNKMNEHIHAEGRKNYELKEYPHYIYQSNVNMDNIYDIKDNICELDKKQSISCQLEGSHNKMDDSKDSMKGSINDMNRDDKNKNTNNDDNKNNNNDDNKNNNNDDNKNTNNDDNKNNNNDDNKNNNNDDNNNICNYIEGDEKNNFMEWMSHNKLMKNIIASYNENVNIENHGLFNLLFDIYGFNKDIFKEYLLNNNEETIKDVIKNILDELSNEKNNKISEKLIFLKYLFNEYGHTEYPNLISLKNFKLIFKNYKNIFSSDKIVLFIFNCLDRGKRYHITQTDFIIGMLACSPQINNDISDDTGKLRHQLIFRAYDLDRDGYLNDNEFLVFLYHIYELSKNLQYSKLKNDKKKLKQFVIKEKNKIMKDKQKISYDLFYHLVLTKQIQGTTNLLRSNYDVSSVVKKYFLYTYAKNFISDTYINMDTSFFITTRKNIQNGQEKTLYFPNGQCYMQIINHDKVTCNDEDNEKVNYVTNKDDKVDEEKKETHIEDHSQDHYEDHSGDHSGDHSGNHSGDHSGDHFQDHSEDHSEDHFEDHFQDSISNNNSYADVNKCMVEMHIPCDEYEKNVEENPSECIREMIHSQNEEAEGCVELKEEIKVEVKVTQNVEAKKGDVVSMDEPNNDHIITKDKMTNQDLLYDNNNDNEHIKNNSSNEEYLTNQLKDQINSCNEKDEEEKEDNLKKNENLDEENIVQNCSNISYLPNNNNSNNNNNNNNNNIVNFSGVDIQNGNGERNVIYNMNDNLYDNVAKDRYNHFEHDQKYINNTENINENNNNNDSNTNISYNNINKPVSNNKNIENDNKIFPSYNEKNNLINMNKKLPQFGRREDIQYNMINNKELHIEHIIEDKIERIKILVKIYREKYITDHRLNTLNQDIAFKIFSMFYKVCYGKKRHTYTSFFEKFQICTYNDILLLCDEVAKLFKIENSLEENVSLPCKVFGDVHGNLYDILDFFNLYNWPMHNNKNLLLTETDLRKFEYINNHKNINVDKKNDIQYNDNDIKYIFLGNLINRGNYSLEVICLLFSLKILFPKHIYLLRGNHEDRLFNYIYGFYKDIEIKMKTNMEYMGIINYQEQVISAHSYELFNRINDVFEFFPLGVLLDKNILCIHGGIGDSVMTISDYQHIHKPILIPQNVDRYSNNKSERVKKIIIDTLWSDPINYNDELDLQLLKNSSTYDIIPSRRGNITFKFGKHRLNDFLKNNQLKLIIRGHECVQEGYKYNYKRKLLTLFSAQNYCNKYKNNASNAFIVKKNKNIIIFNQILKYQQNGNIPINNQNEQLTINQLTKNHIYNHKENDMQTSPFFNNRHLTKKTFASQGYLSKCDEELDDQLNNKCSSKNYPDGNKYLNIGVHKNDMNGSGDNENYNNDVHKNDMNGSGDNKNFNNDVYKNDMNSSGDNNNLNNDIDKSYMNSSGDNKEDLNNSSSVPTTNINELNKNGGISICENDVLMNNKYMVGSNISEQSRDIVENVASNNNMEINTVNQISKGIIKKKWRDTRTNQNLNSNKINRNNNLEVTNIMGSVNICKEVEYEEDDKIKEEVQRGEQNDIQNDVHNISKNEINSDKIKSNHINDNTYNKNDSTVFSFEHKKKYDEKEQINLERADSEKKKNVNDDYEFYSYDEIYINSLINSRIWDKNDDDYKIIERKDTNDELYKIEDELQKQVNIHNVINEFFNNEEIYQEKTDSNYNMSNENDSISGDNENSKKGYYSKLSKMNEMYNNTDKDCDKREEKMSDMNSIDLINELTSKSLDFMMPPNLGLGNRTQLKKDMSIKENNKDQRNTVTTLKSLRGDNNIKDSSNKMQMQCLPPDPKPQTKITFQKSLEKINDS; encoded by the exons atggaaaaataTAGTAAGGTggttaaaaaaaatgaagcACTTATGAATTCTTCTTCAATGGAAGGACCagattataaaaaaatttcaaCGAAAGATggtgtatatataaagaattgtaatttaaataatacatataataataataatagatGTGTTGTTAAGAGTAGTTTTATGCCTATTGAAACAtatgaagatataaaaaaaaaagatataaatgagaattattataataattatattaattatgaTTGTCAacatcataataatatattttccaATTACACAAACGATAATTACCATACAAActgtttaaaaaaatatgataatctcaataaatattatatgatatcaaataataagaataatgAACATACATATGAATATCCCAATTATCATCTTAACaataaattaaaacataaaaatataaataaacattttaatgatacatatatatataaaacatcagaatataattataaacatGTCATAAATAAAGACANNNNNNNNNNNNNTATATATCTTTCTTCTAATCCTTATATTTCATTAGACTCATATGACAACATATATGCTCATCAAATGGTGAAGTGCCCaattaatttaaatgaaaatatttttatgaatacaaaaaaaaagaattcTTATTCAATGCAAATATacaaacaaataaataataataataatagtaataataatatggataGTCACATGaataaaatgaatgaaCACATCCATGCTGAgggaagaaaaaattatgaattaaaagaatatcctcattatatataccaATCTAATGTTAATATGGACAACATTTATGATATAAAGGATAATATTTGTGAGTTAGATAAGAAACAAAGTATATCATGTCAATTGGAAGGGAGCCACAATAAAATGGATGATAGTAAGGATAGCATGAAAGGAAGCATTAATGATATGAATAGGGATgacaaaaataaaaatactaataatgatgataataaaaataataataatgatgataataaaaataataataatgatgataataaaaatactaataatgatgataataaaaataataataatgatgataataaaaataataataatgatgataataataatatatgtaattatatCGAGGgtgatgaaaaaaataattttatggAATGGATGTCACATAACAAACTGATGAAGAATATTATAGCATCATATAATGAGAATGTAAATATAGAAAACCATGGTTTATtcaatttattatttgatatatatggatttaataaagatattttcaaagaatatttattaaataataatgaagagACAATAAAAgatgttataaaaaatatacttGATGAATTATcgaatgaaaaaaataataaaatatcagaaaaattaatttttttaaaatatttatttaatgaGTATGGTCATACAGAATATCCAAATTTAatatctttaaaaaattttaaattaatttttaaaaattataaaaatatattttcttcagacaaaattgtattatttatatttaattgtTTAGATAGAGGAAAAAGATATCATATAACACAAACAGATTTTATTATTGGTATGCTTGCATGTAGCCCTcaaattaataatgatatttCTGATGATACAGGCAAATTACGTCACCAATTAATTTTTAGAGCATACGATTTAGATAGAGATGGATATCTCAATGATAATGAGTTTCTTGTTTTcttatatcatatttatgaactctcaaaaaatttacaatattcaaaattaaaaaatgataaaaagaaattgaaacaatttgttataaaagagaaaaataaaattatgaaagataaacaaaaaataagttatgatttattttatcatctAGTTCTTACTAAACAAATTCAAGGCACTACAAATTTACTCAGATCTAATTATGATGTATCTTCAGTTgtcaaaaaatattttctttacaCTTATGctaaaaattttatatcagacacatatattaatatggATACCTCTTTCTTTATAACCACAAGAAAGAATATTCAAAATGGACAAGAGaaaacattatattttccaAATGGTCAATGTTATATGCAAATTATAAATCATGATAAAGTCACATGTAATGACGAAGACAATGAAAAGGTTAATTATGTGACAAACAAGGATGATAAGGtagatgaagaaaaaaaagaaacacATATTGAAGATCATTCGCAAGATCATTATGAAGATCATTCTGGAGATCATTCTGGAGATCATTCTGGAAATCATTCTGGAGATCATTCTGGAGATCATTTTCAAGATCATTCTGAAGATCATTCTGAAGATCATTTTGAAGATCATTTTCAAGATAgtatatcaaataataacaGTTATGCTGATGTAAACAAATGCATGGTCGAAATGCATATTCCATGCGATGAATATGAAAAGAATGTAGAAGAAAACCCATCTGAATGTATACGTGAAATGATTCATTCACAAAATGAAGAAGCAGAAGGGTGTGTAGAGCTAAAGGAGGAGATAAAAGTAGAAGTGAAGGTTACACAAAATGTGGAGGCAAAAAAGGGAGATGTTGTAAGTATGGATGAACCAAATAATGATCATATAATTACAAAGGACAAAATGACAAATCAAGACCTTTTATATGATAacaataatgataatgaacatataaaaaacaattCATCAAATGAGGAATATCTTACTAACCAATTAAAGGATCAGATAAATAGCTGCAATGAAAAAGATGAAGAGgaaaaagaagataatttaaaaaaaaatgagaatttagatgaagaaaatatagTTCAAAATTGTAGTAATATATCATATCTTCCAAATAACAACAACAgcaacaacaataataataataataataataatattgtgAATTTTAGTGGTGTGGATATACAAAATGGTAATGGAGAAAgaaatgtaatatataatatgaatgataatttatatgataatgTAGCCAAAGATAGATATAATCATTTTGAACATGATcagaaatatataaataatacagaaaatataaatgaaaataataataataatgatagtaatacaaatatatcatataacaatattaataaacctgttagtaataataaaaatatagaaaatgataataaaatattcccttcatataatgaaaaaaataatttaataaatatgaataaaaaattacCACAATTTGGAAGAAGAGAAGATATACAATATAACATGATTAACAATAAAGAACTACATATAGAACATATTATAGAAGATAAAATAGaaagaattaaaatattagttaaaatatatagagaaaaatatattacagATCATAGATTAAATACATTAAATCAAGATATAGcattcaaaatatttagtatgttttataaagtatgttatggaaaaaaaagacaTACATATACATCCTTCTTTGAAAAATTTCAGATATGTACATACAATGatattcttcttttatGTGATGAAGTTGctaaattatttaaaattgAAAACTCATTAGAAGAAAATGTTTCTTTACCTTGTAAAGTTTTTGGTGATGTACATGgaaatttatatgatatcttggacttttttaatttatataattggCCTATgcataataataaaaatttattacTCACCGAAACGGATTTAAGAAAATTTGAATATATCaataatcataaaaatataaatgtagataaaaagaatgatatacaatataatgataatgatattaaatatatatttttaggaaatttaataaatagAGGTAATTATTCTTTAGAAGTTATTTGCTTATTATTCAgtttaaaaattttatttccaaaacatatttatcttttaagAGGAAATCATGAAGATAgattatttaattatatttatggATTCTATAAAGATATcgaaataaaaatgaaaactaatatggaatatatgggtattataaattatcaAGAACAAGTTATTTCTGCTCATTCATATGAACTATTCAATAGAATTAATGATGTTTTTGAATTCTTCCCATTAGGTGTTTTAttagataaaaatattttatgtatacATGGTGGTATAGGTGATAGTGTTATGACTATTTCGGATTATCAACATATACATAAACCTATTTTAATTCCACAAAATGTAGATAGATATAGCAATAATAAAAGCGAACGTgtcaaaaaaattattattgataCTCTGTGGTCTGATCctattaattataatgatgaaCTAGATTTAcaattattaaaaaattcatCCACTTATGATATAATACCATCCAGAAGAGGAAATATCACATTCAAATTTGGAAAACATAGACTTAATGatttcttaaaaaataatcaacTCAAATTAATTATAAGAGGACATGAATGTGTTCAAGAAggatataaatataattacaaAAGAAAATTGCTAACCCTCTTTTCAGCACAAAATTATTgtaacaaatataaaaataatgcATCCAATGCATTCATTgtcaaaaaaaataaaaatattattatctttaaCCAAATATTGAAATATCAACAAAATGGTAATATACCCATAAACAATCAAAATGAACAACTCACCATAAATCAGTTAACAAAaaatcatatttataatcATAAAGAGAATGATATGCAAACCTCTCCATTTTTTAACAATAGACATCTCACAAAGAAAACATTTGCATCTCAAGGATATTTGTCAAAATGTGATGAAGAATTGGATGATCAATTGAACAACAAATGTTCTAGCAAAAATTATCCAGATggtaataaatatttgaaCATTGGTGTGcataaaaatgatatgaACGGTTCAGGAgataatgaaaattataacaatGATGTGcataaaaatgatatgaACGGTTCAGgagataataaaaattttaacAATGATGtgtataaaaatgatatgaACAGTTCAggtgataataataatttgaaCAATGATATAGATAAAAGTTATATGAACAGTTCAGGTGATAATAAAGAAGATCTTAATAATAGTAGCAGTGTGCCCACGACTAACATAAATGAGCTTAATAAAAATGGTGGAATAAGTATTTGCGAAAATGATGTATTgatgaataataaatatatggTGGGTTCAAATATAAGTGAACAAAGTAGAGACATTGTTGAAAATGTGGCtagtaataataacatGGAAATAAATACAGTAAATCAAATAAGTAAAggtataataaaaaaaaagtggAGAGACACAAGAACGAATCAAAATTTGAATTCgaataaaattaatagGAATAACAATTTGGAAGTGACTAATATTATGGGATCTGTTAATATTTGTAAGGAAGTTGAATATGAAGAAGATGATAAGATAAAAGAGGAGGTGCAAAGGGGTGAACAAAACGATATACAAAATGATGtacataatatttctaAGAATGAGATAAATAgtgataaaataaaaagtaatcatattaatgataatacatataataagaatgaTTCAACAGTATTTTCTTTtgaacataaaaaaaaatatgatgaaaaagaaCAAATAAACTTGGAAAGAGCAGATTCtgaaaaaaagaaaaatgtaaatgatgattatgaattttatagttatgatgaaatatatattaatagttTAATAAATAGTAGAATATGggataaaaatgatgatgattataaaataatagaaaGGAAAGATACAAATgatgaattatataaaatcGAAGATGAATTACAAAAACAAGttaatatacataatgttataaatgaattttttaataatgaagaaattTATCAAGAAAAAACAGATagtaattataatatgtcaaatgaaaatgatagTATATCAGGAGATAATgaaaattcaaaaaaaggttattattcaaaattatcaaaaatgaatgaaatgtataataatacagATAAGGATTGTGATAAAAGAGAAGAGAAAATGAGCGATATGAATTCTATAgatttaataaatgaattGACATCAAAGTCATTAGATTTTATGATGCCACCTAATTTAGGTTTAGGTAATAGAACTCAATTAAAAAAGGATATGAGCATaaaggaaaataataagGATCAAAGGAATACTGTTACTACCTTGAAATCATTAAGGGGGgacaataatataaaggATTCATCAAAtaa GATGCAAATGCAGTGCTTGCCACCTGATCCAAAACCGCAAACAAAAATTACTTTTCAAAAAAGTTTAGAGAAAATTAATGATTCGTAG